Within the Tautonia marina genome, the region CAGCAGCTCCTCGACCCGGCGTCGCGTCGCATCGTCGCCGGCGCAGGCGTTGGTCAGGTAGGCCGCTCGGTCGTGCCCGGCGGGCTGTTCCAGGGCCGCGCTGAAGATGGCCTTGACGTCGGGCCGGCCACCCATCGGACACCTACCTTTCGCTCGAACATGACATGGATGCTCGACTCCGGCGCCGACGGCCCGGGCCGCCCGCGTGCCTCAGGGACGGGGCCGTCATGTCACACCCGCATCCGGACTTGCCTCTCAATGCGCCGTCTGAAGCCCAGATGCGCCAGTGGGCCGTATTTTGTTATTCGGTTGAGCGATCCACGTCGGTCCCGGAGAGCGCGTGGGCGAGCCAGGCGCGGGCGTAGGCCCACTCACGATCGGCGGAGCGTCGAGAGAGGCCCATCGCCTCGGCCGCTTCGGCGAGGCCCAGGCCGGCGAAGGCGCGGAGGTTGACCAAGGCGGCGGCCCTGGGATCCTCTCGGGCAAGGGCGTCGAGGGCCTCGTCGAGGGCGAGCAGTTCGTCGCCTGGCGGGTCGACGAGCAGGGCCTCGAGGTCGACGCGCATCCGGCTGCGACCGCCACCACGCTTCAGGCGGTGCCGCCTGCGGGCGCGGTCGACGAGGATGCGGCGCATCGCCTCCGCCGCGGCGGCGAAGAAGTGACCGCGGCCGTTGAAGGGGCGGTCGCGGTCGTGGCCGACGAGGCGGAGGTACGCTTCGTGGACGAGCTCGGTGGCCTGGAGCGACTGGCCGTGCGGCTCGCACGATAGCCGGGCGGCGGCGAGCCTCCGGAGCTCGTCGTAGACCAGGGGCAGCAGGCGGTCGGCGGCGTACGGGTCGCCGCGATCGATCGACGAGAGAAGTTCGGGAACGTCGGCCATAGTGAGGGCCTCCCTCGGTCCGAGGCCACGCCGCGGGCCATCTGGCCACTCTACCGGCATCGACCGAGCCTGAAAAGCGTCTGTCAGGTGAGGAAGATTCCCAGCGTTTTCGCGTGGTAGAGCCCCCCAAGGTGGTAGTCAGGTGGTAGTGACTGGCTCTCACCGGAAGGCCAACGGTGACGTTCGACTCGATGCCTTCGAGGGCTACGGCCTGGACTCTTACGCTGCCGAGGACCTCGGGCCCCGGAAGGGCTTGGGCACGGACTCCTTTCGAGGATGCTGCCCTCCGACAAGCCGTCTACGCCGCCGATCCGGTCGCCGTCGCAGCCTGGGTTGCTCTGGGCGGCGTGGCGCTCGCGGTTGAGTTCGACCCGGAACTGGACCCGGCCCAGGCCCGGGACCTCGCCAGTCCCTGCTTCGACCTGGGCGTAGGATGGCGTGGGGCCGGAGGCCAGAGGATTGCCCGGAGGCCCGCGAGGACACCTCAGTGGCCCGTACCAAGGCCGTGCGGCGGGCTGGAAGCCGCTCACGGGCGATCCGGGGCTTTCAACGAAACACCCGATGGAAGGGGACGCCGGGGCCGCAGTCGCCGGTGGCAGCGGCCGTCTGGCTTCGATCGTGACTGATCTCCTCGGGTCAACAGGTCATCGCCCCAATCGGAGGCCATCGCATCCTCTACACAACTTGATGGCCGGGATAGATTGGGGGCGACACGTCATCCGGCCGTCCGGCGATCGGCAGGGGAGCAGGTGATCGCGGTCTCGATGGAGCCGCCGCGACCGTCGGCCCCATCCCCGAGGCCCCTCCCCATGAACGACGTGACGCGCCTCCTCTCGGCGATCGAGGACGGTGACCTCCGGTCAGCGGAGCAGTTGTTGCCGCTGGTCTACGAAGAGCTGCGCAAGCTCGCCGCCAACCGACTGGAGCAGGAGAAGTCGGGACAGACGCTCCAGGCCACGGCGTTGGTGCACGAGGCGTACCTCCGGCTGGTCGACGGTGCCGGTGATCGCTGCTGGAACGGCCGTGGCCACTTCTTTGCCGCCGCGGCCGAGGCCATGCGCCGCATCCTCGTCGAGAACGCACGCCGCAGGCGACGGCTCAAGTACGGGGGCGACCAGCGGCGTATCGACCAGGTGGACCTCGCCGTTGAGCCGGCCGATCGGTTGGACCTGCTCGACCTGGATGAGGCCCTGAGCCGACTCGCCAGAGAAGAGCCGCGCAAGGCCGAGTTAGTCAAGCTCCGGACCTTCGCCGGGCTCTCCCTGGAGCAGGCCGCCGCCTGCCTGGGCATCTCCGAGGCCACAGCCAAGCGCGACTGGGCTGTGGCCCGCGCCTCGCTCTTCGACGCCCTCACCGATCGCGACGAGGGCCCTTCGGGGAATAAATCGGGCGAGTCATGAGCCCCAGTCGCCGCGGATGTCGCACTGAAGGTTGAGCAGGTCCATCGACGGGAGGTCCGAGCATGCCCGCCAAGGCCCAGAGCCTCGATACCATCTTCTGTGTCGCCATCGAGATCGCTTCGCCCGAGCATCGGGCGGACTACCTCGCCGACGCCTGCGGCGAGGATGCCGACCTGCATCGTCGGGTGGCGAAGCTGGTCGACGCCCACTTCCGGGCGGGCAGCTTCCTGGAGGAGCCGATGCCGGGCTCGGTGGAGACGGAAAGGCATCGATCGGGCGAGGCGGCCACGTGCCCAGACGACGAGGTGGCCCGGCCCGGAACGGTCATCGGTCCCTACAGGCTGCTCGAGGCGATCGGCGAGGGGGGCATGGGCACCGTCTACATGGCCGAGCAGGTCGAGCCGGTCCGCCGCCGCGTGGCCCTGAAGGTCATCAAGCCGGGGATGGACTCCCGCCAAGTGATTGCCCGCTTCGAGGCCGAGCAGCAGGCGCTGGCCCTGATGGACCACCCGAACATCGCCCGCGTGCTCGACGCCGGTACCACCGACGCGGGCCGGCCCTTCTTCGTCATGGAGTTGGTCAAGGGCATCCCGATCACCGAATACTGCGACCGGACCCGGCTCTCGATCCCCGAGCGGCTTGAGCTGTTCATCCTGGTCTGCCGGGCGGTACAGCACGCCCACCAGAAGGGGGTCATCCACCGCGATTTGAAGCCGACCAACGTCCTGGTCACCCAGCACGACGGGACGCCCGTCCCGAAGGTGATCGACTTCGGCGTCGCCAAGGCGACGGGCCAGCGACTGACGGACAAGACCCTCTACACTGGCTTCCTGCAGATGCTGGGCACGCCGCTCTACATGAGCCCGGAGCAGGCCGATCTGTCGGGGCTGGACGTGGACACCCGCAGCGACGTCTACAGCCTCGGGGTGCTGCTCTATGAGCTGCTCACCGGCACGACCCCGTTCGACGCACAGACGTTCCGGACCGCGGCGCTGGACGAGATCCGGCGGATCATCCGCGAGCAGGACCCGCCGACCCCCAGCTCGCGCCTGACTACGCAGGAGCAGTCGTCCGAGGACGTTTCGGTCCGTCGCAGTTCCGAGCCCCGCCGCTTGACGCAGGCGGTGCACGGAGAGCTGGACTGGATCGTGATGAAGTGCCTGGAGAAGGACCGCAACCGGCGTTACGAGACGGCCAACGGGCTGGCGACGGACCTGCGGCATCACCTGGACAATGAGCCGGTGTCGGCCTGCCCGCCGTCGACGGGGTATCGGCTGCGGAAGTTCGTCAGTCGGAATCGAGTGGCGATGGCGGTCGGCGGCCTGGTGGCGACGTTCGTGCTGGTGCTGGCGGTCGGCTCCTCGATCGCCGCGCGGTACTACCTCCGGCTGGCTCGCTCGGAGGCCATTGAGCGCGAGCGGGCTGATGGCGAGGCGGAGGCGGCACAAGTTGCCCGCGTTATGGCGGACCGGAGGGCAGATGAGGCGGCCCGGGCACGGACCGAGGCCGAGGAGGCACGCGGTGAGGCTGATCTCCGCGCGACTCATGCCGAAGCAGTGGTCGAGTTCCTCATCAATGACCTGATCGGCTCGGCCTCGCCGTACAAGACCCTCGGAGGGACGGTCACGGTCGACCAGGTGCTAGAGCGGGCTGACTCGGGGATCGCGGAGAAGTTCGCCGATCAGCCGCTGGTCGAGGCGAGCATCCGCCTGGCCTTGAGCAGCACCTACGACAACCTCAGTCGGTACGGGAAAG harbors:
- a CDS encoding ECF-type sigma factor, with translation MADVPELLSSIDRGDPYAADRLLPLVYDELRRLAAARLSCEPHGQSLQATELVHEAYLRLVGHDRDRPFNGRGHFFAAAAEAMRRILVDRARRRHRLKRGGGRSRMRVDLEALLVDPPGDELLALDEALDALAREDPRAAALVNLRAFAGLGLAEAAEAMGLSRRSADREWAYARAWLAHALSGTDVDRSTE
- a CDS encoding ECF-type sigma factor yields the protein MNDVTRLLSAIEDGDLRSAEQLLPLVYEELRKLAANRLEQEKSGQTLQATALVHEAYLRLVDGAGDRCWNGRGHFFAAAAEAMRRILVENARRRRRLKYGGDQRRIDQVDLAVEPADRLDLLDLDEALSRLAREEPRKAELVKLRTFAGLSLEQAAACLGISEATAKRDWAVARASLFDALTDRDEGPSGNKSGES
- a CDS encoding protein kinase domain-containing protein; the protein is MPAKAQSLDTIFCVAIEIASPEHRADYLADACGEDADLHRRVAKLVDAHFRAGSFLEEPMPGSVETERHRSGEAATCPDDEVARPGTVIGPYRLLEAIGEGGMGTVYMAEQVEPVRRRVALKVIKPGMDSRQVIARFEAEQQALALMDHPNIARVLDAGTTDAGRPFFVMELVKGIPITEYCDRTRLSIPERLELFILVCRAVQHAHQKGVIHRDLKPTNVLVTQHDGTPVPKVIDFGVAKATGQRLTDKTLYTGFLQMLGTPLYMSPEQADLSGLDVDTRSDVYSLGVLLYELLTGTTPFDAQTFRTAALDEIRRIIREQDPPTPSSRLTTQEQSSEDVSVRRSSEPRRLTQAVHGELDWIVMKCLEKDRNRRYETANGLATDLRHHLDNEPVSACPPSTGYRLRKFVSRNRVAMAVGGLVATFVLVLAVGSSIAARYYLRLARSEAIERERADGEAEAAQVARVMADRRADEAARARTEAEEARGEADLRATHAEAVVEFLINDLIGSASPYKTLGGTVTVDQVLERADSGIAEKFADQPLVEASIRLALSSTYDNLSRYGKALEHAERAVALYAEHLGDDQTDTIRARKRYAFALLRLRKLGEAREVLEAEYEHARRLLGPEDALTVDIMAKLGYVLPDSDESIALLEEARRIAGQNNERQRTYTNYLAIRYMRSGRVLEARGLFEELIDLGSNEPVDDGITLMAKDNLIDTYVKLGDRPLAEVARMFRDDFYDNLRIFGIEHQWVNDAVHDLMTARREGNFPDEEEGFEQVIAIAKELIACAEEELGPEHNIMLRWISMLAVESIRAGVWDEAEHQLRDLVARHDRIAEPNLNALMLAKLRLAGVLLNQGRPDEAGPLLDDVIEHAEDTNQLELAEMIRRNHFGPGRSESPSGEPTVPLVLDAPLKAVPPVADGRLAEGEYGPAIEVDFTTTENPGRLMQKVQNDPEIWAGTTKQPADLSFSLASAH